A single window of Pseudarthrobacter psychrotolerans DNA harbors:
- a CDS encoding PucR family transcriptional regulator, giving the protein MAISLATLLGVHSLHLSNAGLAETTWHEDINWVAVTELEDPQRFLSGGELVLTTGMRLKSAPEQRRFVRQVQRAGAVGIGFGTGLTHDAVPPALIAEANRWGLPIVQVPYETPFIAIGKLVAEAQAADHVAKLERLIAGHQILARALLTGGGLAQLLKHLGGMLRTEIALTQFTAHLYNSSAELPFADTWASYPIPTGRRDACTLWVRQPFEDSGIIGYAQNLISVELNNMVKQRQAQRALCGQVLEDVIHGSLETSEAQRRLAGVGLNSTRKNVVLLAVSAAHHKALVSTSVPQPLENAVAAVVGKDLVVVINDDGGAAPALARRLSDHLAEAGIHATIGIGGAYTKPNGLRWSYFEARDAASHGLPVNEPERLSLTSLLLASEDVPLADMAHESLNPLRAFDATHGAELVTTLESYLNNNGSVAAVAEALTLHRNTVRYRLAQITELTGYDPSVTADRVQLWLALAVSRLGARHP; this is encoded by the coding sequence ATGGCCATTTCCCTCGCCACGTTGCTCGGCGTGCACTCCCTCCACCTGTCCAACGCCGGCCTTGCCGAGACCACCTGGCACGAGGACATCAACTGGGTTGCCGTCACGGAACTGGAAGACCCGCAGCGCTTCCTCAGCGGCGGCGAACTGGTGCTCACCACCGGCATGCGCCTGAAGTCCGCGCCTGAGCAGCGGCGCTTCGTCCGGCAGGTCCAGCGCGCCGGAGCCGTGGGCATCGGGTTCGGGACAGGACTGACGCACGACGCCGTCCCGCCGGCCCTGATTGCCGAGGCCAACCGCTGGGGGCTACCGATCGTCCAGGTGCCCTACGAGACCCCGTTCATTGCCATCGGCAAACTGGTGGCGGAAGCGCAGGCCGCCGATCACGTCGCCAAGCTGGAGCGCCTGATCGCGGGCCACCAGATCCTGGCCCGCGCCCTCCTCACCGGCGGCGGCCTCGCCCAGCTTTTGAAGCACCTGGGCGGCATGCTGAGGACGGAGATTGCCCTCACCCAGTTCACCGCCCACCTGTACAACAGCAGCGCCGAGCTCCCCTTCGCTGACACCTGGGCGTCCTACCCCATCCCCACCGGCCGCCGCGATGCCTGCACGCTGTGGGTCCGCCAGCCCTTCGAGGATTCAGGCATCATCGGCTACGCCCAGAACCTGATCAGCGTGGAGCTGAACAATATGGTCAAGCAGCGCCAGGCCCAGCGCGCCCTGTGCGGCCAGGTGCTGGAGGACGTTATCCACGGCTCCCTGGAAACCAGCGAGGCCCAGCGGCGCCTGGCCGGCGTGGGCCTGAACAGCACGCGCAAGAACGTGGTGCTGCTGGCGGTGTCCGCCGCCCATCACAAGGCCCTGGTGAGCACCTCAGTACCGCAGCCGCTGGAGAACGCGGTGGCCGCCGTCGTCGGGAAGGACCTGGTGGTGGTGATTAACGACGACGGCGGCGCGGCACCTGCGCTGGCCAGGCGCCTCAGCGACCACCTGGCTGAGGCCGGGATCCACGCGACGATCGGGATCGGCGGCGCGTACACCAAGCCCAACGGCCTGCGCTGGAGCTACTTCGAGGCGCGCGATGCGGCGAGCCACGGCCTGCCGGTGAACGAGCCGGAACGCCTGAGCCTGACGTCCCTGTTGCTGGCCAGCGAAGACGTTCCGCTGGCCGATATGGCCCACGAGTCGCTGAACCCGCTGCGCGCGTTCGACGCCACCCACGGTGCGGAACTGGTGACCACGCTGGAAAGCTACCTGAACAACAACGGTTCCGTGGCCGCCGTCGCCGAAGCCCTGACCCTGCACCGGAACACCGTGCGGTACCGGCTGGCGCAGATCACCGAGCTGACCGGCTACGATCCTTCGGTCACGGCGGACCGTGTGCAGCTGTGGCTCGCACTGGCCGTGTCGCGGCTCGGGGCGCGGCACCCCTGA
- a CDS encoding CYTH and CHAD domain-containing protein, which yields MASQAVEVEKKYDVGPDAEVPSLADIPGVARVGEPHVDTLEAVYFDTAGHTLASRDITLRRRTGGVDAGWHLKLTAEGPRSGGETVGLGSPGGGTGTGTGTGTEPQRRRELHAPLGQPGVVPDSLLAYVLAYLRGEDAAPVVRLETRRTTYPLYGEDGVHLADLADDRVSAELLGAAGGAADVTADATAGGAPEAADGREPRTRQWREWELELVHGSPDLFPAAAEILAAAGASPAKHGSKLAKVLALPAREPGAGDGPKSPGKKGPVSDLLTAYLAAQISEILALDPGVRLEEPEAVHDLRSATRRARSALAAYRRLYSPVAGRRLRDELKWLGSVLGSPRDAEVMLTRLLGHAAELHPGLASAVKGRLDDELGTTLNTAYRKLQKALLSERYFRLLDDLEAFRDHPPVRPEGAVPARKAAGKLVGKAAKRLQRAARAAKRARRGAEHETALHDVRKDAKRLRHVAESAAPVHGKRATKIAKAAHRQQQVLGDFHDSVVARDLLAKLAVAPDLPEAVASAYVTLHTRQVQLAADAEAEYRQERKKSRKRLQRGVI from the coding sequence ATGGCTTCGCAGGCAGTTGAGGTCGAAAAGAAGTACGACGTCGGTCCGGACGCCGAGGTGCCGTCGCTCGCGGACATCCCCGGGGTGGCCCGTGTGGGGGAGCCTCACGTGGACACGCTGGAAGCGGTGTACTTCGACACAGCAGGTCATACGCTCGCCTCCCGCGATATCACCCTTCGCCGCCGCACCGGCGGAGTCGACGCCGGCTGGCACCTCAAGCTGACCGCGGAGGGCCCCCGGTCCGGTGGCGAGACGGTCGGACTTGGGTCCCCTGGCGGCGGCACCGGCACCGGCACCGGGACCGGGACAGAACCCCAGCGGCGCCGCGAGCTGCACGCCCCGCTGGGTCAGCCCGGCGTCGTTCCTGACAGCCTGTTGGCGTATGTGCTGGCTTACCTCCGAGGCGAGGATGCCGCCCCGGTGGTCCGGCTGGAAACCCGGCGCACCACCTATCCGTTGTACGGCGAGGACGGTGTGCACCTGGCGGACCTGGCCGATGACCGCGTGAGCGCAGAGCTGCTTGGTGCTGCGGGCGGCGCTGCAGACGTCACTGCCGACGCCACCGCGGGCGGCGCCCCAGAGGCCGCGGACGGCCGGGAGCCCCGGACCAGGCAGTGGCGTGAATGGGAACTCGAACTGGTGCACGGGAGTCCTGACCTGTTCCCGGCCGCGGCGGAAATCCTGGCCGCCGCCGGGGCAAGCCCGGCCAAGCATGGCTCCAAGCTGGCTAAAGTCCTGGCGCTGCCAGCCAGGGAACCAGGTGCAGGTGACGGGCCAAAAAGCCCTGGCAAGAAGGGACCGGTGTCGGACCTCCTGACCGCGTACTTGGCTGCGCAGATCAGCGAAATCCTGGCGCTTGATCCCGGCGTCCGCCTGGAGGAACCCGAGGCTGTGCACGATCTGCGCTCGGCCACCCGGCGGGCCCGTTCCGCGCTCGCAGCCTACCGCCGGCTCTACAGTCCCGTGGCCGGGCGGCGCCTTAGGGACGAACTGAAGTGGCTCGGCAGCGTGCTGGGTTCGCCGCGCGACGCCGAAGTGATGCTGACTCGCCTGCTTGGGCACGCGGCCGAACTTCACCCGGGGCTGGCCTCGGCGGTGAAGGGCCGGCTTGACGATGAACTCGGTACGACACTGAACACCGCATACCGGAAACTCCAGAAAGCGCTGCTTTCCGAACGGTACTTCCGGCTCCTGGATGACCTGGAAGCCTTCCGTGACCACCCGCCGGTCCGGCCCGAGGGGGCAGTCCCGGCCCGCAAGGCGGCGGGCAAACTGGTGGGCAAGGCCGCCAAACGCCTGCAGCGCGCAGCCCGGGCGGCCAAACGTGCACGCCGGGGAGCGGAGCACGAGACAGCCCTTCACGACGTGCGCAAGGACGCTAAACGGCTGAGGCACGTGGCGGAGTCCGCAGCGCCGGTGCACGGGAAGCGCGCTACGAAGATCGCTAAGGCCGCGCACCGCCAGCAGCAGGTCCTCGGAGACTTCCACGACAGCGTGGTGGCCCGGGACCTGCTGGCCAAGTTGGCGGTGGCGCCGGACCTGCCCGAGGCTGTCGCGTCGGCCTACGTCACGCTCCATACCCGGCAGGTGCAGCTCGCGGCTGATGCCGAAGCCGAGTACCGCCAGGAGCGGAAGAAGTCCCGCAAACGCCTCCAACGCGGGGTCATTTAG
- a CDS encoding MFS transporter, producing the protein MTVAPSDAPTLSDAPPKPRTAVVFGVIALVLIGLNLRAGIAAASALLHDFQQVLGYGPLVAAIIPSIPTLCFAVAGAATSWLTGRLGVEKAILLALGFLAGGLLLRGIPATGMLVAGTVIGMSGLAVCNVAMPSFIREHFAHRTSAMTALYTVTMTTGATVTAVAVVPLALALGSPSAAVGTIGFLAVAAFLGFLPVVLHAHRHSVRNTAARISPWPLLRTRKGQLLTAIFALQALLAYSLISWFPSMLISMGISSADSGLMYGLMQLVSVPAGMVLLAIGSRPRMLRPALYLVSTTMVAGLASLMLLPVGLAVIPTVLLGFGLGIFPLVMVMISRSGTSTAETTALSTLAQSTGYLLATAGPFGAGLLFSGTGGWTLPLALLLGLALVQVVVAHLISHAPLSGLKK; encoded by the coding sequence ATGACTGTTGCCCCTTCCGATGCCCCGACACTGTCCGACGCGCCGCCCAAGCCGCGTACCGCCGTCGTCTTCGGTGTCATTGCCCTGGTGCTCATTGGGCTGAACCTGCGCGCAGGGATTGCGGCGGCGTCGGCCCTCCTCCACGATTTTCAGCAGGTCCTTGGCTACGGGCCGCTGGTGGCGGCGATCATCCCGTCCATCCCCACGCTCTGTTTTGCGGTGGCGGGGGCCGCGACCTCGTGGCTGACCGGACGGCTGGGCGTTGAGAAGGCAATCCTGCTGGCGCTCGGATTCCTGGCCGGCGGGCTGCTGCTCCGGGGGATCCCGGCAACCGGCATGCTGGTGGCGGGCACCGTAATCGGGATGTCCGGCCTGGCGGTCTGCAATGTGGCCATGCCGTCGTTCATCCGCGAGCATTTTGCCCACCGCACCTCAGCGATGACGGCGCTCTATACCGTCACCATGACCACCGGCGCCACGGTCACCGCGGTGGCCGTCGTCCCGCTGGCGTTGGCGCTCGGCTCGCCGTCCGCTGCGGTCGGCACGATCGGATTCCTGGCCGTGGCCGCCTTCCTGGGCTTCCTGCCGGTCGTTCTGCATGCGCACCGCCACAGCGTCCGGAACACTGCCGCCCGTATCTCCCCGTGGCCGCTGCTCCGCACCCGGAAGGGCCAACTGCTCACGGCGATCTTCGCTCTCCAGGCGCTGCTCGCCTACTCGCTCATCAGCTGGTTCCCGTCGATGTTGATCAGCATGGGCATCAGCTCGGCCGACAGCGGCCTGATGTACGGGCTGATGCAGCTGGTCTCCGTGCCGGCCGGCATGGTGCTGCTCGCCATCGGCTCGCGGCCCCGGATGCTCCGGCCTGCGCTGTATCTGGTCAGCACCACCATGGTGGCCGGGCTGGCATCACTGATGCTCCTGCCGGTGGGACTGGCCGTCATCCCCACCGTCCTGCTCGGCTTCGGCCTGGGCATTTTCCCGCTGGTGATGGTGATGATCAGCCGGAGCGGGACGAGCACCGCCGAGACCACTGCCCTGTCCACCCTGGCGCAGTCCACCGGCTACCTGCTGGCCACGGCCGGTCCCTTCGGCGCCGGCCTGCTGTTCAGTGGTACTGGCGGCTGGACGCTTCCGCTCGCACTGCTGCTGGGCCTCGCCCTGGTCCAGGTGGTGGTGGCCCACCTCATCTCACATGCACCCTTGTCCGGCCTGAAGAAGTAG
- a CDS encoding FadR/GntR family transcriptional regulator, translated as MTLSTSHRQPLADEVTAKLRQMIHSGEWPLDQRIPSEPELMQRLGVSRGTLREAIKALAHSGMLEVRRGDGTYVRATSEMSGAARRMYQDHTDEHILEVRLGLDTQAARLAARNATPDDVAALRAILAAREVAWNAADFEGWARADWDFHARVAQASGNPLLHELYVSFGDVFHQDLLKQQRKGRLDGLTNEGHGAVVDAIEANDAGAAVASVNQNLNTCAEWLRA; from the coding sequence ATGACCCTGAGCACTTCACACCGCCAGCCCCTCGCCGACGAAGTCACCGCCAAACTCCGGCAGATGATCCATTCGGGCGAATGGCCCCTGGACCAGCGCATCCCCTCCGAACCGGAGCTGATGCAGCGCCTGGGCGTCTCGCGCGGCACGTTGCGCGAAGCCATCAAGGCCCTGGCCCACAGCGGGATGCTGGAGGTCCGCCGCGGCGACGGCACTTACGTCCGTGCCACCAGCGAGATGTCCGGCGCCGCCCGGCGCATGTACCAGGACCACACGGACGAACACATCCTCGAGGTCAGGCTTGGCCTGGATACGCAGGCGGCGCGCCTCGCCGCCCGGAATGCAACGCCCGACGACGTCGCCGCCCTGCGTGCCATACTCGCCGCCCGGGAGGTCGCCTGGAACGCCGCAGACTTCGAGGGGTGGGCCCGCGCCGACTGGGACTTCCACGCGCGCGTGGCCCAGGCCTCCGGGAACCCGCTGCTGCACGAGCTTTACGTCAGTTTCGGTGACGTGTTCCACCAGGACCTGCTCAAGCAGCAGCGCAAGGGCCGGCTGGACGGCCTCACGAACGAAGGCCATGGTGCCGTGGTGGACGCCATCGAGGCCAACGACGCCGGCGCCGCGGTGGCCAGTGTCAACCAGAACCTGAACACCTGCGCGGAGTGGCTGCGCGCGTAG
- a CDS encoding polysaccharide deacetylase family protein, with amino-acid sequence MSTMRKSKIAVMALAAASLVLALLAGGPTVAAQAADKPLIGLTFDDGPSAQRTAFVLDVLKQKGVKATFFLQGSHAQQYPDLVRRIKAEGHVIGNHSWDHANFPDLNQTRQRQEIDRTNAAIGTITGTAPKLMRFPFGNSTSYSLNYIKSIGMSGGIQWRWHIGQPGDFECPGAAGVQKYVMDEAAPGAIILLHDGNDVLSCPASQWNYLASTIDALRAKGYDFGVVAPSATADPLNEGSFGVVVPAGS; translated from the coding sequence ATGAGCACCATGAGAAAGAGCAAGATTGCCGTCATGGCCCTGGCCGCCGCGAGCCTGGTCCTGGCTTTGCTGGCCGGCGGCCCAACGGTGGCGGCCCAAGCCGCCGATAAGCCGCTGATCGGCCTAACCTTCGACGACGGGCCCTCGGCCCAGCGCACCGCATTCGTCCTCGACGTCCTCAAACAGAAGGGCGTCAAGGCGACGTTCTTCCTCCAGGGCTCCCACGCCCAGCAGTACCCCGATCTCGTCCGCCGGATCAAGGCCGAGGGGCACGTAATCGGCAACCACTCGTGGGATCACGCCAACTTCCCCGACCTCAACCAGACAAGGCAGAGGCAGGAAATTGACCGCACCAACGCCGCGATCGGGACAATCACCGGCACGGCGCCAAAGCTGATGCGTTTCCCGTTCGGGAACAGCACCTCCTACTCCCTGAACTACATCAAGAGCATCGGCATGAGCGGCGGGATTCAATGGCGCTGGCACATCGGCCAACCCGGCGACTTTGAGTGCCCCGGTGCGGCCGGCGTCCAGAAGTATGTAATGGACGAGGCGGCGCCTGGCGCGATCATTCTGCTCCACGACGGTAACGACGTCCTGTCCTGCCCCGCGTCGCAGTGGAACTACCTTGCCAGCACCATCGACGCGCTGCGGGCAAAGGGCTACGACTTCGGCGTGGTGGCCCCCTCCGCGACGGCCGACCCGCTCAACGAGGGCTCCTTTGGAGTCGTGGTGCCCGCGGGCTCCTGA
- a CDS encoding FAD-dependent oxidoreductase encodes MSSSTSVGSAERPLRVAVVGSGPAGVYAADILTKSEAVKSGELTVSIDLFDRYPAPYGLIRYGVAPDHPRIKGIVNALHKVLDRGDIRFFGNVDYGTDISIEDLRTHYDAVIFATGAIKDADLNIPGIELGGSYGGADFVSWYDGHPDVSREWPLDATEIAVIGNGNVALDVARMLSKHADDLLVSEIPDNVYAGLKNSPVTDVHVFGRRGPAQVKFTPLELRELSHSKDVDIILYAEDFEFDEESDRQIQSNNQTKTMVGTLTNWIAEQPEDPSELTASRRLHLHFLHSPVEIYDDAATPGNVAGMKFERTELDGTGNARGTGEFVDYPVQAVYRSIGYFGSALPEIEFDHKKGVVPNDGGRVLDAAGTHVPGVYATGWIKRGPVGLIGHTKGDALETVTYLLEDRENLPVAAVPEADAVVELLDARGVKFTSWEGWLALDAHELALGAAATEAGGSHGVEVKRERIKVVPREDMVNISRDGVIATV; translated from the coding sequence GTGTCATCAAGCACCTCCGTAGGATCTGCCGAGCGTCCGCTGCGCGTTGCCGTTGTGGGCTCCGGCCCGGCCGGCGTCTACGCCGCGGACATCCTCACCAAGAGCGAAGCCGTCAAGAGCGGCGAGCTGACCGTGAGCATCGACCTCTTTGACCGCTACCCGGCACCCTACGGCCTGATCCGCTACGGCGTGGCACCGGACCACCCGCGCATCAAGGGCATCGTCAACGCCCTGCACAAGGTCCTGGACCGCGGCGACATCCGCTTCTTCGGCAACGTGGACTACGGCACGGACATCTCCATCGAGGACCTCCGCACGCACTACGACGCCGTCATCTTCGCCACCGGCGCCATCAAGGACGCGGACCTGAACATCCCGGGCATCGAGCTGGGCGGCTCCTACGGCGGCGCTGACTTCGTCTCCTGGTACGACGGCCACCCCGACGTTTCCCGCGAATGGCCGCTGGACGCCACGGAAATCGCCGTGATCGGCAACGGCAACGTGGCCCTGGACGTGGCCCGGATGCTGTCCAAGCACGCCGATGACTTGCTGGTCTCCGAAATCCCGGACAACGTCTACGCCGGCCTGAAGAACTCGCCCGTCACGGACGTGCACGTCTTCGGCCGCCGCGGCCCCGCCCAGGTGAAGTTCACCCCGCTGGAGCTCCGCGAGCTGAGCCACTCCAAGGACGTGGACATCATCCTCTACGCCGAGGACTTCGAGTTCGACGAGGAATCGGACCGCCAGATCCAGAGCAACAACCAGACCAAAACCATGGTTGGCACGCTCACCAACTGGATTGCCGAGCAGCCCGAGGACCCCTCCGAGCTGACCGCTTCCCGCCGCCTGCACCTGCACTTCCTGCACAGCCCGGTTGAAATTTACGACGACGCCGCGACGCCCGGCAACGTTGCCGGCATGAAGTTCGAGCGCACCGAGCTGGACGGCACAGGCAACGCCCGCGGCACCGGCGAGTTCGTGGACTACCCGGTCCAGGCCGTCTACCGCTCGATCGGCTACTTCGGCTCGGCGCTGCCGGAGATCGAGTTCGACCACAAGAAGGGCGTGGTACCGAACGACGGCGGCCGCGTCCTGGATGCCGCCGGCACCCACGTGCCGGGCGTCTACGCCACCGGCTGGATCAAGCGCGGACCGGTGGGCCTCATCGGCCACACCAAGGGCGACGCCCTGGAGACCGTGACGTACCTGCTGGAGGACCGCGAAAACCTTCCGGTCGCCGCTGTTCCCGAGGCGGACGCCGTAGTCGAACTCCTCGACGCCCGCGGCGTGAAGTTCACCAGCTGGGAAGGCTGGCTGGCGCTCGACGCCCACGAGCTCGCCCTCGGTGCCGCGGCCACGGAGGCCGGCGGATCCCACGGGGTTGAGGTCAAGCGTGAGCGCATCAAGGTAGTGCCGCGCGAGGACATGGTCAACATCTCCCGCGACGGTGTCATCGCCACGGTCTAG
- the cobA gene encoding uroporphyrinogen-III C-methyltransferase, producing the protein MAIQDIYPTALRLLGRPVLVVGGGPVASRRAKGLLDAGAQVTVVAPVVSAALRELSDAGLLTWEPRTYLPSDVDGVWFVQTATGDPAVDTQVSADAEAQRIWCVNASDHEASAAWTPAVAVVDDVQIAVNAGGDPRRAMALRDAVATALETGDLPLRRRRASAGSVALVGGGPGDTGLITVRGRRLLGQADVVVADRLGPRELLNELAPDVRVIEVGKTPGHHPVPQAEINRILVDEALKGHRVVRLKGGDPYVLGRGGEEAEYCRQHGVEVEVVSGVTSAISVPAAAGIPVTHRGLAKGFSVVTGHEELSEVPARADHTIVLLMGVAALRESAAALAGAGLPQDTPVGIVENGYLPNQRVTIGTLGSIADQAEAAGVANPAVIVIGDVVRVSPFAPSHFRTADYSTTTPNSPRTTARALTT; encoded by the coding sequence ATGGCAATTCAGGATATTTACCCCACAGCACTGCGGCTGCTCGGCCGCCCCGTGTTGGTGGTGGGCGGCGGCCCCGTGGCATCCCGCCGCGCCAAAGGGCTGCTCGACGCCGGTGCACAGGTCACCGTCGTGGCTCCCGTTGTCTCCGCCGCGCTCCGCGAACTGTCCGACGCGGGCCTCCTCACCTGGGAGCCGCGCACTTACCTTCCGTCCGACGTCGACGGCGTCTGGTTCGTCCAGACGGCCACCGGCGATCCCGCCGTGGACACCCAGGTGTCGGCCGACGCCGAGGCGCAGCGCATCTGGTGCGTCAACGCCTCCGACCACGAGGCCTCAGCCGCGTGGACGCCCGCCGTGGCCGTAGTTGATGACGTGCAGATCGCCGTCAACGCCGGGGGAGACCCGCGCCGCGCCATGGCCCTGCGTGACGCCGTCGCCACCGCCCTGGAAACCGGCGACCTCCCGCTGCGCCGCCGTCGTGCGTCTGCTGGCTCGGTTGCCCTGGTGGGCGGCGGGCCCGGCGACACCGGCCTCATCACCGTCCGCGGCCGCCGGCTCCTGGGCCAGGCCGACGTCGTGGTGGCAGACCGCCTCGGCCCGCGCGAACTGCTCAACGAACTTGCCCCCGACGTCCGCGTCATCGAGGTCGGCAAGACCCCCGGCCACCATCCCGTGCCGCAGGCCGAGATCAACCGGATCCTTGTGGACGAAGCCCTGAAAGGGCACCGTGTGGTCCGGCTCAAGGGGGGCGACCCGTACGTCCTGGGCCGCGGTGGCGAGGAAGCCGAATACTGCCGGCAGCACGGCGTCGAGGTTGAAGTGGTCTCCGGCGTCACGTCCGCGATCTCTGTCCCGGCCGCCGCCGGCATCCCCGTGACGCACCGCGGCTTGGCCAAGGGCTTCAGCGTGGTCACCGGCCATGAGGAGCTGTCCGAGGTCCCCGCCCGGGCAGATCACACCATCGTCCTGCTGATGGGCGTGGCCGCACTTCGCGAGTCCGCCGCTGCCCTGGCCGGCGCCGGTTTGCCTCAGGACACTCCAGTTGGCATCGTTGAGAACGGCTATCTGCCGAATCAGCGCGTGACGATCGGCACGCTCGGTTCCATCGCCGACCAGGCGGAAGCCGCCGGCGTCGCAAATCCTGCCGTGATTGTGATCGGCGACGTTGTCCGCGTCAGCCCGTTCGCGCCGTCGCATTTCAGGACAGCGGACTACAGCACCACCACCCCGAACAGCCCCCGCACCACCGCAAGAGCCCTCACCACCTAG
- a CDS encoding TetR family transcriptional regulator: MKSMSRPYADVGRTGQKRRTLDALVAAARQLVADGATPTVDDAALLAGVARSTAYRYFPGQRDLLAAAHPETAAASLLPENPPTDVAERLDAVVTEFTKMIVETEAQQRTMLRLSLEQTPDERRSLP, translated from the coding sequence ATGAAGAGCATGTCAAGACCTTATGCCGACGTCGGCCGCACTGGCCAGAAACGCCGCACCCTGGATGCGCTGGTTGCTGCGGCGCGCCAGCTTGTCGCGGATGGCGCCACGCCCACAGTGGACGATGCCGCGCTGCTCGCCGGGGTCGCCCGCAGCACGGCTTACCGGTACTTCCCGGGGCAGCGGGACCTGCTGGCTGCCGCCCACCCGGAAACCGCCGCCGCGTCATTGCTGCCCGAAAATCCGCCGACCGACGTCGCGGAGCGGCTGGATGCAGTGGTTACGGAGTTCACCAAGATGATTGTCGAGACTGAAGCGCAGCAGCGGACCATGTTGAGGCTCTCGCTGGAGCAGACCCCCGACGAACGCCGAAGCCTGCCCTGA
- a CDS encoding cupin domain-containing protein has protein sequence MKTKSSASAVVLQPGEGARRWFFGGGVQTWKATEEDTAGAFLLFEDEMALNKVTPLHTHPDSDETLYILAGEILMNMDGTEHRVAAGGVVIAPRGVPHAFKVLQEGTRMLCLHTPGGAQAFYFGASEPLSLGENSGAVDFDRIRASGQLNGGIEILGAPPFPEP, from the coding sequence ATGAAGACGAAGAGCTCAGCATCCGCAGTTGTCCTGCAGCCCGGCGAAGGGGCCAGGCGCTGGTTCTTCGGCGGCGGGGTGCAGACCTGGAAGGCCACGGAGGAAGACACCGCCGGGGCCTTCCTGCTCTTCGAAGATGAGATGGCCCTGAACAAGGTCACTCCCCTGCACACGCACCCGGATTCGGACGAAACGCTTTACATCCTGGCCGGCGAGATCCTGATGAACATGGACGGCACGGAGCACCGGGTCGCGGCGGGTGGCGTGGTCATCGCGCCGAGGGGAGTCCCGCACGCGTTCAAAGTCCTCCAGGAGGGGACCCGCATGCTGTGCCTGCACACCCCCGGCGGCGCCCAAGCGTTCTACTTTGGCGCGAGCGAACCGCTGTCCCTCGGCGAGAATTCAGGTGCTGTCGACTTCGACCGCATCCGTGCATCAGGGCAGCTGAACGGCGGCATCGAGATCCTGGGGGCGCCGCCGTTCCCGGAGCCTTAG
- a CDS encoding SRPBCC family protein: MTVSFVCRTASALPRERLFDLARSIEAHLDSQKGAGERAVGGVTSGLIGEGQEVTWQARHFGVPLRMTTRITALDFPNSFTDEQVRGPFKGFRHVHEFEATAAGSIMTDRVEFTAPFGILGRLVEDLVLRRYLQRLITNRGRFVAGLQDQGSRG, encoded by the coding sequence ATGACTGTCAGCTTCGTGTGCCGCACCGCGTCCGCCCTCCCGCGGGAGCGCTTGTTCGATCTCGCACGCAGCATTGAGGCGCACCTGGATTCCCAGAAAGGTGCCGGTGAACGGGCCGTAGGCGGGGTCACGTCCGGCCTGATCGGTGAAGGCCAGGAGGTGACCTGGCAGGCCCGGCATTTCGGCGTCCCCCTGAGGATGACCACCCGCATCACCGCACTGGACTTCCCCAACAGTTTCACGGACGAACAGGTCAGGGGCCCGTTCAAAGGATTCCGCCACGTCCACGAATTTGAGGCCACGGCCGCCGGCAGCATCATGACGGACCGCGTGGAGTTCACGGCACCGTTTGGGATCCTGGGCCGGTTGGTGGAGGACCTGGTCCTGCGCCGCTACCTGCAGCGGCTCATCACCAACCGCGGCCGGTTCGTCGCTGGTCTTCAGGACCAGGGTTCCCGCGGCTAG